In Natranaerovirga hydrolytica, the sequence AACTGTGGCGTTGTATTGCGCTTCATAGTTGTTTAATTCACTAATCAAACTCATATTTTCATCTTCTAGACTGTCATAATAATAACATTGTTCTATTAAATCATCTGTAGTAGATTCTTTGTTATCTTTTATTTTTTGTAAAATGGTTTTCATTTTATTCTTCAAGTGATTTTCTCTGTATTCATAGTCTACATAAGTGTTATATGTATAAGGTAATGAATCTATTTCTGACAATCTTTGCTTTGTTAAATTTTCTAATTCTAGTTGATTGATTGCCTCTTCTAGTCTCTGGATTTTTGATAAATTTTCTATTTTTTCTTTTTTCAACGTCTCTATTTGATGTTCTAAATGCTTGATTCGCTCCACTGTTTCCATGCTTTCATTTAATAAGTTTATGTCAATGGATTCGTATGGGTTTAAGTCAAAGAGTTCCCTATCTATGGATTGAAGCTCTTCTTGTAATTTGATTGCCTTTGTATATTTATTTTTTAATTCTTTTTGTCTTAATTGCTCTTTATATTTTTCTAATGTTATTTTTTCTTCTGTTAAACCTTCAATTTTTTCTTCTATATGATTTAATGTATCTTTTTTATTTAACAAGTCTTCGTAGACATTTTTTGTGTTTTTTAATTCATCTTCTAAAGCTTCAACTTTTGTAGTGACTTTTCCCAATGGGGAACTTGATCTTTTATACGTACCAATTGCATCACTTTTTTGTTCTAATTTTTTTAAAACATTCTCTACAGAAATATCTTGGTCTTTTGCACTGGCTAAATTGGTTACATAATCTTTTAATTCTGATGCCAATTCACTTTCTGTCTTAGCACCTAATTGTTTCACACTAACGGTATTTTTAAAAGTTGTTTCTGAAATGCCTAGTAAATGACTTAAATCAGTAAGCTTGGTTACAGAATGATAACCTATTGTATCCGTTATGTCTTCTCCTGTAGTCTCAAGATACACTTTTACTTTATCGTGACCTTTTAGAAACTCTCGCTCTATTCTATATATTGTTTCATCGATCTCTAATTGGATATGACCTTCATAACCTTTATGAATATCCCATGGCATATACTGATCATAGGCTTGGGTATATATTTTTTTCTTTGCAAAGGGCTTAAAAAAACCGAATAACATCCCTTCTATAAATTGATGTATGGTGGTTTTACCCGCTTCGTTTTCACCGTAAATAATATTGATGCCATTTTTAAGTATTATTTCTTTATTAGAAATTTTTCCAAATCCTTTAATGTATAATTTATGGATAATCAAAATTTCACCTTCTCTTCTAATAGAGCCTCTAAACCATAATACAACGCTTTGTATGCTTCTTCGCTTTGCGTCGCTTCTTCCTTTAAGGCTTCTATATATTTTCCTATAATATTATTTTCATTTTCTTTTACCAGGTTGTCTAAATCATAACTTGGTTGTGTATGGTCCACGATTTCTATATAAATATCTTTTAAGAAAAAATATGTTTCAATGCTTTCTACATCGAATTCTATTAGCGGATCTTTATACCCTATCATTTCAATTCTATATAGATCATCCACATCTTCTACAGCTTGCTCCACTTCACCTTTTAAAATTTCATTATTAAAAGTTTCATTTACTGTAATTTTTTTATAAGCGTATTTTCTTTTTGCAAAAGGCATAAATTCTGCCAAGAACTTTTCTTCTGAGATTTCTCCCTTTATAATGCCGTGTTCACCTGTTTCAGAAAAATCTAAGGGCTCTAAGCTGCCACAGTAAGCTATATTATCCTCTATAAATCGATGCTTATGAATATGCCCTAAAGCGACATAATCAAATTGCTTGCCTTTAATGGTCTCTATATTAATAGGCAAATACTTTGACTTTAAATTAACATCACCGTGTGCGATTAATATATTTATTCTTTCTTTGTCTTCTATTGCTACATGATCTAAAATGCCTTCTTCTATATACCTACTGTTCCAACTCATCCCATATATATGGGTATTCAATGGCTCTAAGACAACTTTTTCAATACGATTTCCCAGTATATAAACATTTTCACTCCAATCCACCCAACTGTATATTGAACTTTTATGAATGGGATCATGGTTGCCTCCAATAATAATAATATGGGTGTCCTTTAACTTGCTAAATCTATAATTTACTTCTTTTAATTCTGATATTTTAATTGAATCATCTTCAAATAAATCCCCTGCAATAAGCAGCAGCTGAACTTCTTCTTTTTCTGCAAGATCTAAAACCTTATAAAAAGTTTCTTTTATTTCATTTCTTCTTTTTTTTGCTATACTTTCTGTACTTGAATGATTCAGATGCTTTCCTAAATGAACATCTCCTATATGTATAAATTTCACAACTTACCCCTCCAAACTTAAGAACATATATTCTTAATGTCTATTTTATCAAATTTTTAATAAAAAGAAAAGCGGTATAAACCACTTTTCTAATCTCCAAAGCTTGTCCCTACTAAACGACCTGCTTGTATTAAAGGATTGTCTAAATTAACTGTTTTTAATTTTCCGGCTACTTCTTCTAAAGGTTTTGACACGATTTTGTTATTTTCTAATGCTACCGTGTAGCCAAACTGATTCTTTTCTATTAATTCTATAGCATGTGCTCCAAATTGGGTCGCAAGGACTCTATCATATGACGTAGGTGCGCCACCTCTTTGTTGATGTCCTGGTATAGTCACTCTTGTTTCAAAACCTAGACGGCTAGAGATCTCTTGAGCTAGGCTAAAAGAAATAGATGGATCTTTTAAATTTCTTCTATGTTTTTTAAATTCTTTTCTGGTCATTAATGCTTCTTCTTGTGTTCTTGCACCTTCTGCTATGGCTAAGATGGAAAAGTTTTTGCCGTTGTTATACCTTTCTTTTAAAGCACTTAGAACATTTTCTATGGTAAAGGGTATTTCTGGTATTAATACAACATCTGCTCCTCCTGCCACTCCAGAATACAGCGTTAACCATCCTGCCTTATTGCCCATTAATTCAACTAACATAACCCTATCATGAGAGTCAGCAGTGGTATGAATTCTATCAATAACATCTGTTGCTATATCTACTGCACTATGGAATCCAAAAGTAAGGTCTGTTCCCCATATATCGTTATCAATGGTTTTTGGTAAGGCAATAATATTTAAACCTTCTTCTCTTAATAAATTGGCATTTTTATGGGTTCCATTTCCTCCTAAAACCACTAAAACATCTAATGCCAATGCATTGTAATTGATTACCATTGCTTTAACTTTGTCTACATTATCTTCTTCTATTTTTCTCATTTTTTTAAAAGGTGTTCTTGCTGTTCCTAAAATGGTTCCGCCTCTTGTTAATATACCTGAAAAGTCCTCTGGTTTCATTATTTTATAGTCTTTGTTAATAAGACCTTTAAACCCATCATTGATACCGATTATTTCCACATCCATTTTATTATATGCTGACTTTGCAACAGCTCTTATAGCAGCATTTAATCCTGGACAGTCACCACCACTTGTCAATATACCTATTCTTTTTTTCATAGATAGTCCTCCTTCTTTATATTGAGGTATAATCTGTTTTCTATTTCTTTTAATCTTAAGGGATGAGGTAAACTTATATCAATCAATATTTCTTTTGGAATACCTATAACATCTACTAATTTATGGTTTAAGATAAGATTGCCTAGGGCATATTCCTTAATTTCCACAACAAGTTTATTATTTTCTATTGTACACTGATACTTAAGCTGTAAGAAATAATTGAGCTTAAGAACATTGATCTCTACACCTATAACCTGTTTTTTCTGATTAACTTTTATGCGCTGAACCTTTATAGCTTCAGGTAGAATCTCTGCTATTTTATCCTTGTGTAAGGTTACATACATATTAATTAAAGAATCCGTTAGTAAATAATGCATTTGGTCTTCTAGATTAAGAACATATTGTACCTGTTCTTTTTTAATACGATATCCTTCCGGTGAAGGTCTAGCAATTTGTGTATAAATCGTTAGATTTATAAAAACAATTAAAATAACGATACACATCCATGATATTTTATAAATGATACGCAAAACTTCTCCCTCTTTATCTATTTTATTAACTTATTATTACCTAAAGAGGTGAGTCAATGCATTTAATCCTGTAATAAAATAATTTTAGGTATTCCACTCAATGTATTTATACCTTCTTCTTTTGTATAAAAATCTTCCAAAAATCCATATGATACAGTGTAAATAAATTCTCTACCATCTGCTATTTTTACTGTTATATAGTTGCCTGCGTATGAACTATAGGAAAGTTGTGCAATTTCTATTGAAGGAATAATTTCTCGTTCATGTAAGTCTTGAACCAGCATTAAACGATCGTTATAGGATAAAATTAATACTTCCTCTTCTTCTAGAAAATAATTTGGTATCAACTCTATATTAAACTCAAGATTATTTTTATTAAAATCATAAACATCTGATATATTATTTTCTACTATAATCCATTCATCTTCAGCTTTTTCTAAAACAAAATGATACACATTTTGGTAATTCACACCATGAGAAACCAGAATAAATGCATTGCTACTGTCTATTGCTAAATATCTAGTAAATACTTTATTGGTTCCCCAATAATTTTGTATGACTTCTTCTATTTTTTTTCTCTCTTCGTCTTCCCTAGTTGGTTTTTTGACTGGAGAAAACTCATATGTTTCTACAGCATTATCCCATACTTCTTTAGGAACCGTTTCATAACTTTCATCTTTAAATACCAATACTTGATAATCATTATAATAATAGACTAACTCAATTTCTTTTGCTTCCATATCATAGATATATTCTGATTGATTAGTAAAGTCTTCTGTTATGGGCAAATTATACTCTTGTGCTATATACTCTGTTGTGATCCGTTCTCCTTTTCTGAAATCATAAGGATTATTGCCTTTTCTTAATAAATTGGCTGCGTTGTTGTTTTGGTAATGATAAAAACGCCTATACAGGTCTTGAAAGCTATTCATTTGCTGCTCCATTAAAAAATCTGCCTTCATTTCAAAAATGGTTTCTTTTTCGACTTTGAATAAATCAGGATATGCTTCAAACAATTGATCTATTTTATCATCGGTTAATAATGCAAGGGTTCCTTTTATAAGGGTATTATCTTCTAGAAAATCTTCTATATAGTATCTTATATTTTCGCCTTGTAAGTTTTTATTACTAAATATATCGTATATTAATTCATACTGATCTTCTGACTCCTTATAAAGTAATAGAACTTCTTCTTCATAATGTTCAAAAAGGTCTTGGAATAAATCTTGTAGTTTGTTTTCATCGACTTCAATAACCAATTCTAATTTTTCATCGTTTATATATGCATCTGTAATTGTACATAAATAAGGCAAACTTAAAAAACTACAGTGCATTAAATTGCCTTTCTGTTCTATCATATACTCATTAAACCTGTCATCAAATAGTGATACTGGAATGTTCCAGGTTCCCCATTTTAATCCACTATAATTTAATTGTATGGCATTGTTATTTGTCTCAATACTGAACTCTGATGTTACGGGTATCATTAGGCCTTTATATTCAATATTTTTTGTAACTTTTTGCTCATTAAAATGAACCCACAAATCTCCATTATCATCTAACCTATTGTTTGCTAAATGATAATTAAATGTTGCCTCATCAAGCGTAACAATAATTTCTGTGTCATTAACCACTTGGGTTTCATAATCAGTGTCCTCTACTTGATTGTAAACATCTTCTAATTGAAACACACTTTTATAATTATACACTAACGTGATTAATAAAAGAATTGTTAACGTTGCAACGATGATTAAACCTATTAATATATTTCTTTTATTCTTCATAACCTATCACCTTTTATTTGTTTTTTAAAATTCTAAATGATTGACCGTTCTTGGATAGGAAATTACGTCTCTTATATTTTTCATCCCTGTAATATACATTATTGCTCGCTCTAATCCTAGACCAAATCCAGCATGTTGTGTTCCACCATACTTTCTTAAATCTAAATACCACCAATAGTCTTCTTGATTTAAATTGCTTTCTTCCATTCTCTTTACCAAAGTATCATATCTTTCTTCTCGTTGACTACCACCAATGATTTCACCTATTCCTGGAACTAATAAATCCATTGCCGCTACTGTTTTTTCATCATCATTAAGGCGCATATAAAAGGCTTTAATATCTTTTGGATAATCTGTTACAAATACTGGCTTTTTAAACACTTTCTCTGTCAAGTATCTTTCATGCTCTGTTTGTAAATCACAACCCCATTGCACCTTATGTTCAAATATTTCTTGGCTTTCTTGTAATAATTCTATTGCTTTTGTATAGGTTACTTTTTCAAAGCTTGAATTGATAACATTATCAAGCCTTTCTTTTAATCCTTTATCAATAAACTGATTACAAAATTCCAATTCTTCCTGAGCATGATCCATAACATAATGAATAATGTATTTTAACATCTCTTCTGCTAATGCCATATTTTCCTCTAAGCCTGCAAAAGCTATTTCAGGTTCTACCATCCAGAATTCTGCTGCATGACGCGTCGTATTAGAATTTTCCGCCCTAAAAGTTGGACCAAATGTGTATACATTTCTAAACGCCAAAGCATAGGGTTCTACATTTAATTGTCCACTCACTGTTAGGTTGGCTTCTTTCTTAAAAAAATCTTCCAAGAAGCCTTCGTGTTCTTTATTAGGCTCTAAGGTGGTCACACGAAACATTTCACCTGCTCCTTCGCAGTCGCTTCCTGTAATGATTGGCGTATGAACATATACAAAGTTCTTGTGGATAAAAAACTGATGTATGGCAAATGATATTAAGGATCTTATTCTAAAAATGGCATAAAATGTATTGGTCCTTGGCCTTAAATGGGGTATTGTTCTCAGATACTCAAAAGAATGCCTTTTCTTTTGTAGTGGATAATCTGAAGTTGATTGCCCTTCTACTTTTATAAAGGTTGCTTGAAGCTCAAAAGATTGTTTCATATTGGGTGTCTCAATTAATTTGCCTTGTACTGTTATTGACGAACCTACTGTTAGCTTTGTAATTTCCTCAAAATTATTTAATGTCTCATCAAAAACAATCTGAAGGTTATCAAAAAAAGTACCGTCATTTATGACTATAAAACCGAATTTTTTAGAATTTCTTATACTCCTAACCCAACCCGATACTTTAATTTCTTTACCAACATATTCATTGGTATTTTTATATAATTCAATAATCACATTCTGATTCATAATTTGTAACTCCTTATACACTTTATTTACTTAAATAATTCTCTTATATATAGTTTATTATAACATGTTTTACTTGTTTTTTTTATTATTTATCCTTTTGTTTTATTTATAGTACTGATTCATTTGTGTTATACTTATGTTATGTAATAATCTACTAAAAGGATTATTTCCACTTAATTTGTTATATTATATTTTTAACCTTAAAAAATAAAATCAATACTATTTTTTGAAAATGTAATTTGTAAACTTGCTGGCAAAGATTTGTCAATTAGATTTTTATTGAAAACTTTTGCCTGAAGCGTAAGTGACATCATATTACAAGGTTAATCTAAAAAGAAAGGAAGTTTTTTATGGATGAAAGAACCAAACTTTTAGCAAAAAATTTAGTGAATTATTCTGTACGTGTTCAAAAAGATGAAAATGTATTAATTCACCATACAGGTCATGCTACTGAATTGTTAGCAAAGGCTTTAATTAAAGAAGTTTATGCTGCTGGTGGAACACCATTTGTTCATAGCTCTAACAGACGCTTAGAACGTGAAATCATGCTACAAGGCAACAAAAAACAATATGACCTTATGGCAAAAGTCGATGGTTTATTAATGGAAAATATGGATTGCTATATTGGTGTGAGAGGCGATGATAACGTTTCAGAATTAGGTGATGTACCTGCAGATAAAAGAAAACTGTATTCAAAAAATTATTTAACCCCTGTACATCATGACATTCGTGTTCCAAAAACCAAGTGGGTCGTTCTAAGGTATCCAAATAATGCAATGGCTCAACTGGCTGATATGAGCTTAGATGGCTTTGAAGATTTCTATTATAATGTTTGTAACTTAGATTATTCTAAAATGTCTAAAGCTATGGATGGATTAGTAAGGTTAATGGATCAAACGGATAAAGTTCATATAAAAGGTCCTGGAACTGATTTAACTTTCTCTATTAAAGATATCCCAAATATTAAATGCGATGGTCAAATGAATATTCCAGATGGTGAAGTTTTTACAGCCCCTATTAAAGACTCAGTACAAGGCAAACTCAGCTTTAATACGCCTTCAATGTACCAAGGGTTTACCTATGAAAATATTGTATTAGAGTTTAAAGATGGTAAGATTATTAATGCTTTTGCTAATGATTCCAATCGAATCAATGAAGTATTTGATACAGATGAAGGCGCTAGATATATTGGTGAATTTGCTATTGGTGTCAATCCTTATATCTTAAAACCAATGAAAGACATACTGTTTGATGAGAAGATTATGGGCAGTTTTCACTTTACACCTGGTAATTGCTATGATGAAGCACCTAACGGCAATAAATCTTCTATTCATTGGGATTTGGTTTGTATACAAACACCTGAGTTTGGTGGCGGAGAAATGTACTTTGATGATGTTCTTATACGAAAAGACGGATTATTTGTACTGCCTGAATTAGAAGGGCTTAACCCTAGTAACTTAAAGTAAGCTGTATCCTTATATTATAAAAGTTGACGGTTTTTATTGTGCATAGTCACAATAAATTTTTGTTGGCTTTTATTTTTTTCTACTACATATCTACACTTTTACTGATTATCTTCTGATTTATTTATTATTGCATATTTACTTTATGTGTATTATACTCTACTCTGTGCGTCTTAAATAATTATTATTTTTTTATTTAAGGTGCAATTTCAATCTTACATAAAGGAGTATACATTATGAATAACAAATTTTCATTTTCCAACTTTTTAAAATTTATGATCCCTTCATTAATTGGTATTGTGCTTTTTATGACACCCATTCCACAAGATGAAGGCGTTACCATTCCAATTGCTTTACTTTCTAATTTTGTATTAGACACATTTGATATGTATTTGCCTGCAATATCAACTGTTCTAATATCTATTGCAGTCATCATCACCCTTATATGTACTTTATTAAAACCCAAATTCATTACCCATAATGCTTTCCTAAATAACCTTTTTATTGTTACACCTTTTTGGTTGTTTTTAAGAGTATCTGGTATGATTTTTGCAGTATTAACTTTATTAGAACTTGGCCCCAATTGGATTTGGTCAGAAGATACAGGTGGTTTATTATTATTTGAATTAATACCTGTTTTATTTTCTGTATTTTTATTTGCAGGTTTATTATTACCCTTATTACTTAATTTCGGTTTGCTAGAATTTATTGGCACACTACTGACTAAAGTTATGCGTCCTATCTTTAAGTTACCTGGTCGTTCTTCTATTGATTGTATTACTTCTTGGTTAGGTGATGGTACGATTGGTATTCTTCTAACCAACAAGCAATTTGAAGAAGGACATTATACCAAGCGTGAAGCGGCTGTTATTGCTACAAACTTTTCTGCTGTTTCCATTACTTTTAGTTTGGTTGTTATTTCTCAAGTTGAACTCACCCATTATTTCATACCGTTTTATTTAACTGTAACTTTAGCAGGTGTTATTGCAGCCTTGATTGTGCCAAGAATACCTCCTTTATCCAGAAAAGAGGACGTTTATTTTGATGGTCGCACCAGCTCTAATAATGAAACATTACCTGAAGGTTATAATTCCTTTAAATGGGGGCTGGAAAAAGCAACTTTAAAAGCCAGTACATCTTCTAAATTATCCACTTTTCTACTGGGCGGTTCAAAAAATGTATTAGATATGTGGTTAGGCGTTATGCCAATTGTTATGGCTTTTGGTACGTTTGCATTGATTATAACAGAATTCACACCTCTTTTTCATTGGTTAGGATTACCTTTTATTCCTTTACTGAATGTATTAGGCGTTCCTGAGGCAACAGATGCGGCAATGACTTTCGTTGTTGGATTTGGTGATATGTTCTTACCTGTTGTGATTGGTAGAGGCATTGAAAGTGAATTAACTCGATTTGTAATTGCATGTACTTCTGTTACACAATTAATTTATATGTCAGAAGTAGGCGGTTTGTTATTAGGGTCAAAACTCCCTATTAAGTTCAAAGACTTGGTTATCATTTTCCTTCAAAGAACCTTAATCACATTGCCTATTGTTGTCTTTATTGCACATATTATTTTTTAATTGACTATTTCAAAAAAACTTGCAGAAATTACGCTGCAAGTTTTTTATTTTAATTGTATCTTATGCTTCTCAAAAGTTCGAATTAATGCCAGCCCTAATACAAAACTAGATACAAATTGTCCAAAACCAACAAATAGCATAATTAAGTACAGATTTGTCGGCACACCATAACCATACTTAAGAATTAAGCCCACTACTACTGCATTAATAATAATAGATGGTATAGGCACTAAGTATTTGTTTTTTCTTAACAAGTAAGAAAAAACTGCTGCTACAAGAGATGCCAAACTCCCAAAAATAATATCTACTAGTATTGCCCCACCAAGATAATTGCCAATTAAGCACCCGATAAATAACCCTGGAATTGCAGCTGGTGTAAAATAAGGCAATACCGTTAATATCTCAGAGATTCTAATTTGCCCTTCTCTAAAACTTATGGGTTGAAATATTAATAATAAGACGACATATATTGCTGCTATTAGTGCAGCTTGAGTCAAAAAACGAGCTTTACTATCCATTTGTTCCTCCATGATTCAGACTTAATTATTCTATATATCTTTTTTCTTTTGCAATGATATAAAATAGGGAATTATCTTGATTTAATGGGATCTCTAGTACGTATTCATTTAAGACTGCATCCTTTTCAGATAAAACAATATTATACGGGTGCTGTTGAACCGCTCTAATGGTATGCACAATAAAGTCTTTATCCACTTCCTGTAGATACATCTCACCTTCATCATTTACCAATTCACCAATAATAAACTCTACTCTATTGTTTCCAAAAGAATAATCTTTAACATAGGTATTGTCTCGGGGAAAATAGGTCTTTAATATTTCATTCTTATAATCAATAATCTCCACTTTATGAATTGGCATAATAACATCATCGTTTTCTTCAAATATCAAATTGGCTTTCCCATACCCAATAACAATATTATTCATAATAAGACCTAATATTTCAATACGTTCTTCTTGTTCACTGGTAATGACTCTTAGTTCATTTTCTATTAAGTCATAAATATATATGTTATTATTGTCCATAACATGCTCTTCTTCCCAAGTGATAAATCTATAATCTTGACTGATAGATATGTTGCTTTTTTCTAAAGAATCTTTTTCAAAAACAATTTCATAGGTTTGTTCTTCTATATTTACTTTGTATATCTGATTTTTATATACAAAAAAACCTTCATTTTCTTCATTAACATTTTCTATAAAAAGAGTATCTCTTATTAAGTTTTCATACGCCTCTTCAAATGGAATAAACACAACCGTTTCATTATAATATCTTTCACTAAAATATTTTTTTATTAATACACCATTTTTACCTTCGTACGGACCTGCATTCATATACCCTAAAACAGCATAATAAATATCTCCATCTTCATTTGTATCCCATACTTCTACTTGATGTTTCGGTACAGTATCCAAAATAAAATCACTATTAAATGTATCAAAATTAAAAACCGTACTGAATTCGTTTGTCTTTCTGTTATAACTTAACAATTGCGTTTGATCTTTAATCCATAAGTTATTATCACTATTGTATCCTCTAATGATCAAACCTTCATCTACATTAGTAAAACCAAAGTGAAACTTATTATTACTGGTGTCAACTATATCTTGAGTTAACACTTTTCTCATACTTCTTGAAAAATCTATTAAGTCATAGTCTTTTTCTATGATTTGTCCGATTACAATGATTTCTTCTATTCGATCTTCTTCTGTAACTTCTACTTTATAGTTTTCCGTTATATAATAATAATCTTCTCCATTTATTAGGGCTATATACTCTAACTTAAAAATGAGCTGATCCTCTATTATATCCATTAACTCTAATAGTCCT encodes:
- a CDS encoding metallophosphoesterase family protein, translating into MKFIHIGDVHLGKHLNHSSTESIAKKRRNEIKETFYKVLDLAEKEEVQLLLIAGDLFEDDSIKISELKEVNYRFSKLKDTHIIIIGGNHDPIHKSSIYSWVDWSENVYILGNRIEKVVLEPLNTHIYGMSWNSRYIEEGILDHVAIEDKERINILIAHGDVNLKSKYLPINIETIKGKQFDYVALGHIHKHRFIEDNIAYCGSLEPLDFSETGEHGIIKGEISEEKFLAEFMPFAKRKYAYKKITVNETFNNEILKGEVEQAVEDVDDLYRIEMIGYKDPLIEFDVESIETYFFLKDIYIEIVDHTQPSYDLDNLVKENENNIIGKYIEALKEEATQSEEAYKALYYGLEALLEEKVKF
- a CDS encoding 6-phosphofructokinase, which translates into the protein MKKRIGILTSGGDCPGLNAAIRAVAKSAYNKMDVEIIGINDGFKGLINKDYKIMKPEDFSGILTRGGTILGTARTPFKKMRKIEEDNVDKVKAMVINYNALALDVLVVLGGNGTHKNANLLREEGLNIIALPKTIDNDIWGTDLTFGFHSAVDIATDVIDRIHTTADSHDRVMLVELMGNKAGWLTLYSGVAGGADVVLIPEIPFTIENVLSALKERYNNGKNFSILAIAEGARTQEEALMTRKEFKKHRRNLKDPSISFSLAQEISSRLGFETRVTIPGHQQRGGAPTSYDRVLATQFGAHAIELIEKNQFGYTVALENNKIVSKPLEEVAGKLKTVNLDNPLIQAGRLVGTSFGD
- the asnS gene encoding asparagine--tRNA ligase; the encoded protein is MNQNVIIELYKNTNEYVGKEIKVSGWVRSIRNSKKFGFIVINDGTFFDNLQIVFDETLNNFEEITKLTVGSSITVQGKLIETPNMKQSFELQATFIKVEGQSTSDYPLQKKRHSFEYLRTIPHLRPRTNTFYAIFRIRSLISFAIHQFFIHKNFVYVHTPIITGSDCEGAGEMFRVTTLEPNKEHEGFLEDFFKKEANLTVSGQLNVEPYALAFRNVYTFGPTFRAENSNTTRHAAEFWMVEPEIAFAGLEENMALAEEMLKYIIHYVMDHAQEELEFCNQFIDKGLKERLDNVINSSFEKVTYTKAIELLQESQEIFEHKVQWGCDLQTEHERYLTEKVFKKPVFVTDYPKDIKAFYMRLNDDEKTVAAMDLLVPGIGEIIGGSQREERYDTLVKRMEESNLNQEDYWWYLDLRKYGGTQHAGFGLGLERAIMYITGMKNIRDVISYPRTVNHLEF
- a CDS encoding aminopeptidase, producing the protein MDERTKLLAKNLVNYSVRVQKDENVLIHHTGHATELLAKALIKEVYAAGGTPFVHSSNRRLEREIMLQGNKKQYDLMAKVDGLLMENMDCYIGVRGDDNVSELGDVPADKRKLYSKNYLTPVHHDIRVPKTKWVVLRYPNNAMAQLADMSLDGFEDFYYNVCNLDYSKMSKAMDGLVRLMDQTDKVHIKGPGTDLTFSIKDIPNIKCDGQMNIPDGEVFTAPIKDSVQGKLSFNTPSMYQGFTYENIVLEFKDGKIINAFANDSNRINEVFDTDEGARYIGEFAIGVNPYILKPMKDILFDEKIMGSFHFTPGNCYDEAPNGNKSSIHWDLVCIQTPEFGGGEMYFDDVLIRKDGLFVLPELEGLNPSNLK
- a CDS encoding YjiH family protein, which gives rise to MNNKFSFSNFLKFMIPSLIGIVLFMTPIPQDEGVTIPIALLSNFVLDTFDMYLPAISTVLISIAVIITLICTLLKPKFITHNAFLNNLFIVTPFWLFLRVSGMIFAVLTLLELGPNWIWSEDTGGLLLFELIPVLFSVFLFAGLLLPLLLNFGLLEFIGTLLTKVMRPIFKLPGRSSIDCITSWLGDGTIGILLTNKQFEEGHYTKREAAVIATNFSAVSITFSLVVISQVELTHYFIPFYLTVTLAGVIAALIVPRIPPLSRKEDVYFDGRTSSNNETLPEGYNSFKWGLEKATLKASTSSKLSTFLLGGSKNVLDMWLGVMPIVMAFGTFALIITEFTPLFHWLGLPFIPLLNVLGVPEATDAAMTFVVGFGDMFLPVVIGRGIESELTRFVIACTSVTQLIYMSEVGGLLLGSKLPIKFKDLVIIFLQRTLITLPIVVFIAHIIF
- a CDS encoding QueT transporter family protein, which produces MDSKARFLTQAALIAAIYVVLLLIFQPISFREGQIRISEILTVLPYFTPAAIPGLFIGCLIGNYLGGAILVDIIFGSLASLVAAVFSYLLRKNKYLVPIPSIIINAVVVGLILKYGYGVPTNLYLIMLFVGFGQFVSSFVLGLALIRTFEKHKIQLK